Proteins encoded together in one Telopea speciosissima isolate NSW1024214 ecotype Mountain lineage chromosome 6, Tspe_v1, whole genome shotgun sequence window:
- the LOC122664500 gene encoding probable glutathione S-transferase, producing the protein MADEVVLLSFWLSPFGMRIKIALAEKGIKYEYKEGNLQDKSPLLLKMNPVYKKIPVFIHNGKPICESLVIVQYIDEFWKETSPLLPSDPYLRAQAKFWADFIDKKIFECGRKTCMSKGEENEAAKKELIESLKVLEGELGEKRYFGGEKFGFVDLSLIPFYTWFYSYKTFGKFSMEAECPKLTAWAERCLEKESVSNSLAVQQKVYHFFGQMRKMYGIDQ; encoded by the exons ATGGCGGATGAGGTAGTTCTTTTGAGTTTCTGGCTCAGCCCTTTTGGAATGAGGATCAAAATAGCCTTGGCAGAGAAAGGAATCAAGTATGAGTACAAGGAAGGGAACCTGCAAGACAAGAGTCCTCTGCTTCTGAAGATGAACCCTGTTTATAAGAAGATTCCTGTTTTCATTCATAATGGAAAACCCATCTGTGAATCCCTCGTCATTGTTCAATACATTGACGAGTTTTGGAAGGAGACATCTCCTTTGCTGCCTTCTGATCCTTACCTCCGAGCTCAAGCCAAGTTTTGGGCTGATTTCATTGATAAGAAG ATATTTGAGTGTGGTAGGAAGACATGCATGtcgaaaggagaagagaatgagGCAGCAAAGAAGGAGCTGATAGAGTCCTTGAAAGTGTTGGAAGGAGAGCTTGGAGAGAAGCGTTACTTTGGGGGAGAGAAGTTTGGTTTTGTGGATTTGAGTCTCATTCCCTTCTACACTTGGTTTTACTCCTATAAAACATTTGGGAAGTTCAGCATGGAAGCCGAGTGTCCAAAGCTTACTGCTTGGGCTGAGAGGTGCTTGGAGAAGGAGAGTGTGTCCAACTCCCTTGCTGTCCAACAAAAAGTCTACCACTTCTTTGGGCAGATGAGGAAGATGTATGGGATTGATCAGTAG
- the LOC122664501 gene encoding probable glutathione S-transferase: MADEVVLLDFWLSPFGMRIRIALAEKGIKYEDKEENLEDKSPLLLKMNPVHKKIPVLIHNGKPICESLVIVQYIDEVWKETSPLLPSDPYHRAQAKFWADFIDKKIFDYGWKTCMSKEEEIEAPKKELIESLKVSEGEIGEKPYFGGEKFGYVDLSFIPFYTWFYSFETFGKFSMEADFPKLTAWAERCLQKESVSNSLADQQKVYHFYGHLRKKYGIDE, translated from the exons ATGGCGGATGAGGTAGTTCTCTTGGATTTCTGGCTCAGCCCTTTTGGGATGAGGATCAGAATCGCCTTGGCCGAAAAAGGAATCAAGTATGAGGACAAGGAAGAGAATCTAGAAGACAAGAGTCCTCTGCTTCTGAAGATGAACCCTGTTCATAAGAAGATTCCTGTTTTGATTCATAATGGAAAACCCATCTGTGAATCCCTTGTAATTGTTCAATACATTGATGAGGTTTGGAAGGAGACATCTCCTTTGCTGCCCTCTGATCCTTACCACCGAGCTCAAGCCAAGTTTTGGGCTGATTTCATCGACAAGAAA ATATTCGACTATGGTTGGAAGACATGCATgtccaaagaagaagagattgagGCACCAAAGAAGGAGCTAATAGAGTCTTTGAAAGTATCGGAAGGAGAGATTGGAGAGAAGCCTTACTTTGGGGGAGAGAAGTTTGGATATGTAGATTTGAGTTTCATCCCCTTCTACACTTGGTTTTACTCCTTTGAAACATTTGGGAAATTCAGCATGGAAGCTGACTTTCCAAAGCTTACTGCTTGGGCTGAGAGGTGCTTGCAGAAGGAGAGTGTGTCCAACTCCCTTGCTGACCAACAAAAGGTCTACCACTTCTATGGCCATTTAAGGAAGAAGTATGGGATTGATGAGTAG